From a single Fulvivirga ulvae genomic region:
- a CDS encoding LamG domain-containing protein, giving the protein MMKSHVYTLRILCLALAVAIAGCSEEDDPSADPGEEEIVDPPTPSLTFATPSDSTGIAFEVVGNPVVDGTKYTFNTTDEDNGCGMPGGDYIKLDTLDPIWDKGFAVAAWVEFQEEERYYERIVDFGNGWGENGGMNITLSRLARSADLVLTSWIDTDSLTNREKGRLIARDAIVNGETLFYAATVSPTGEMKIYVNGELAAEKADGHPVANVVRNENFIGHSNWCQEDYDFKGTIDGMYIYNRAITPKEVRALYDLRAGSDQAK; this is encoded by the coding sequence ATGATGAAATCACATGTTTACACACTCAGGATATTGTGCCTGGCACTGGCTGTAGCAATAGCCGGCTGCTCAGAGGAAGACGACCCATCTGCCGACCCCGGAGAGGAAGAAATAGTTGATCCGCCTACGCCCTCTTTAACTTTTGCGACCCCCTCAGACTCAACAGGGATTGCATTTGAAGTAGTTGGTAACCCCGTAGTTGACGGAACAAAGTATACCTTTAACACCACTGATGAAGATAATGGTTGTGGAATGCCTGGTGGGGATTATATCAAACTGGATACACTCGACCCCATTTGGGATAAAGGTTTTGCCGTAGCAGCCTGGGTAGAATTTCAGGAAGAAGAACGTTACTACGAAAGAATTGTCGATTTTGGTAACGGATGGGGCGAAAACGGTGGAATGAATATTACACTGTCACGCCTGGCACGTTCTGCCGATCTGGTTTTAACCAGTTGGATAGACACTGACTCTTTAACTAATCGCGAAAAAGGAAGACTTATCGCGCGTGACGCAATAGTCAATGGTGAGACTTTGTTTTATGCAGCTACAGTTAGTCCTACGGGAGAAATGAAGATATATGTAAATGGGGAATTGGCGGCTGAAAAGGCTGATGGGCATCCGGTTGCCAATGTTGTACGAAATGAGAATTTCATTGGACACTCTAATTGGTGTCAGGAAGATTATGACTTTAAGGGAACAATTGATGGAATGTACATATACAACAGGGCAATAACTCCGAAAGAAGTTAGGGCTCTATATGACCTTCGAGCTGGCTCAGATCAGGCTAAATAG
- a CDS encoding TonB-dependent receptor, with product MTKIKLLILVAVLCYCQNLYAQQIFSGQIYNHQGEPLPGANILVGNGAGASADAFGNFKLKLPAGTFTVSVSYIGYKSQQKEIEITDKELNLDFYLQQGNIELADVVITSEEVKNLSSISAYDIKLRPTESSQDVLRLVPGLFIAQHAGGGKAEQIFLRGFDIDHGTDINLTVDGMPVNMVSHAHGQGYSDLHFVIPETIERVNFNKGPYYADQGNFTTAGYAAFSTRDRLDSSMIKLEGGQYGTLRSVGLIDLYNKQKNGNRENLYLASELYLTDGYFESPQNFSRINIMGKYTGYFDNKRLLSISASRFTSKWDASGQIPVRAVESGQIGRFGAIDDTEGGETSRTNLNIRYNLDLGNDANLEHQVFFSSYDFMLVSNFTFFLNDPVNGDQITQSENRNIYGYAGTYTKEGFLGNRNLTSKAGAGFRYDDVNDIRLSHTLNRREVLDDLAKGDIDETNVYAYVSETLDITPVFSINGSLRYDHFIFNYVDALASTYERQGESEGVFSPKFSATYKLTPKIGLFAKAGIGFHSNDTRVVVAQSGKDVLPKAYGFDFGGIYKPVPNLSINAAIWQLNLDQEFVYVGDEGIVEPSGETRRRGLDLSFRYQLLQWLYLDADLNFTDPEAVNEPEEANHIPLAPTFTSIGGVSFNMKNGINGSLRYRYMDDRPANEDNSIKAEGYFLLDATLNYTRPRYEVGFSIVNVLDSEWKEAQFDTESRLFNETAPVSEIHFTPGSPLFAKASLSFFF from the coding sequence ATGACAAAAATCAAACTACTAATTCTGGTAGCTGTGCTTTGCTATTGCCAGAATCTTTATGCCCAGCAAATATTTAGCGGGCAAATATATAACCATCAGGGTGAGCCATTACCCGGAGCCAATATATTAGTTGGTAACGGAGCTGGTGCCTCAGCTGATGCCTTCGGAAACTTTAAACTAAAATTGCCGGCTGGTACTTTTACAGTGTCTGTGTCCTATATCGGTTATAAAAGTCAACAGAAGGAAATAGAAATAACAGACAAAGAACTAAACCTGGACTTTTATCTACAACAAGGAAATATTGAGCTGGCCGATGTGGTTATTACTTCTGAAGAAGTCAAAAATCTCAGTTCCATATCTGCCTATGACATAAAGCTGCGTCCCACGGAAAGTTCTCAGGACGTACTAAGGCTTGTTCCTGGCCTTTTTATTGCCCAACACGCAGGTGGTGGCAAGGCGGAGCAGATATTTTTACGTGGATTTGATATTGACCATGGTACAGATATCAACCTGACGGTAGACGGGATGCCTGTAAATATGGTATCGCACGCCCATGGACAAGGCTATTCTGACCTGCATTTTGTCATACCAGAAACCATTGAACGCGTAAACTTCAACAAGGGGCCTTACTACGCAGATCAGGGTAACTTTACCACAGCAGGATATGCAGCATTCAGTACCAGGGACAGGCTCGATAGCAGCATGATTAAACTGGAAGGTGGACAATACGGCACCTTAAGGAGTGTGGGTCTCATCGATCTGTATAACAAACAGAAAAATGGGAACCGTGAAAACCTGTATCTCGCTTCTGAGCTATATCTTACCGATGGGTATTTTGAAAGTCCTCAAAATTTTTCGCGCATCAACATTATGGGTAAATACACCGGATATTTTGATAACAAAAGATTACTTTCAATATCAGCCTCTCGATTTACAAGTAAGTGGGATGCCTCTGGTCAGATACCTGTAAGAGCAGTAGAAAGTGGACAAATAGGTCGGTTCGGAGCTATTGATGATACAGAAGGTGGGGAAACCAGCCGTACAAACCTGAACATAAGATATAATCTCGATCTCGGTAATGATGCAAACCTTGAACACCAGGTTTTCTTTTCCAGCTACGATTTTATGTTGGTTTCCAATTTTACTTTCTTCCTCAATGACCCCGTAAACGGAGACCAGATCACACAATCGGAAAACAGAAATATTTACGGGTATGCCGGCACATATACCAAGGAGGGATTTCTGGGAAACCGTAACCTTACATCTAAGGCGGGTGCAGGGTTCAGGTATGATGATGTTAATGACATCCGACTATCTCATACCCTAAACCGCAGGGAGGTACTGGATGATCTGGCCAAAGGAGATATTGATGAGACTAATGTATACGCCTACGTTAGTGAAACCCTCGATATTACCCCCGTGTTTTCCATTAACGGAAGCTTACGTTATGATCATTTCATATTCAATTATGTAGATGCATTGGCCAGCACTTATGAAAGGCAAGGTGAGAGCGAAGGTGTATTCTCTCCAAAGTTTAGTGCAACATATAAGCTAACACCTAAAATTGGTCTTTTTGCCAAAGCAGGTATTGGCTTTCACTCTAATGATACCAGGGTAGTGGTAGCACAAAGTGGAAAGGACGTATTACCAAAAGCCTATGGTTTCGACTTTGGAGGCATTTACAAGCCTGTGCCTAATCTGTCAATCAATGCAGCCATATGGCAACTCAATCTTGATCAGGAATTTGTATATGTAGGTGATGAGGGCATAGTAGAACCTAGCGGAGAAACCAGGCGAAGGGGACTGGACTTATCCTTCAGATATCAACTATTACAATGGCTTTACCTTGATGCGGATTTGAATTTCACTGATCCGGAAGCGGTTAATGAACCGGAAGAGGCCAATCATATCCCACTGGCTCCGACTTTCACGAGCATTGGAGGTGTAAGCTTTAACATGAAAAATGGAATTAACGGAAGCCTGCGATACAGGTATATGGATGACAGACCAGCCAACGAAGATAACAGCATCAAGGCGGAAGGGTATTTTCTTTTGGATGCTACCTTAAATTATACTCGTCCAAGATATGAGGTGGGGTTTTCCATAGTAAATGTCCTGGATAGTGAGTGGAAAGAGGCACAGTTTGATACAGAATCACGCCTGTTTAATGAAACTGCCCCTGTATCGGAAATACATTTTACCCCTGGAAGCCCACTATTTGCAAAGGCAAGTCTCAGCTTTTTCTTTTAG
- a CDS encoding tetratricopeptide repeat protein produces the protein MNKHVYLLFTVLFCLTIATTLAQGDEALEKAYVRANEKLEKGDFRSAILDYSQLINSKFGNNEVYVKRGIAYYQTKDYDKASADFDDAVKARIDSPELYGYRGLTKYEQKDYQGAASELEKAANMGFNKPEGLFNLGNAKFRLDSYQDAIKYYDQAEKAGYSNATLFNNRGKAKFTLKNYDAAVQDYNKALAVDAKYDKALENRAEAYYELKKWKEAAEDYDALIKSGKVTDENFARRGIALYQLKNYDEAAKDLESAIQRGSKIPELTYYLGNIYFEKKDYKKSALYYEQAQRANAEVADLNAKLGQAYFLSDNYSAAETTFTTAINKGNNDPANYLYRGLARYELKDDNGAYQDLKQATDKGQKNYKAFYYLGNLQFKQEEYHLAEASYDKAIAIEADDPVIFNNRGKSKFNLDKHQEALKDYNQALSLKADYDKALENRAEAFFKLEKWQEAVNDYDALIKAGKVTDENFARRGIAMYKQGKYDDAIKDLESAVQRGSKIQELTYYLGNAWFAKEDYKKASLYYEQAQRAGVVASDLSAKLGKSYFLNKNCNAAETTLSDAISKGSADVDSYLYRGLARYELKNEDGAIADLQQAISKGVKDYNAYHYLGNLQFKKEEYANAVASYDKAISLDASDAVVFNNRGKAKFNLQKYNEAIADFDKALALQGDYSKALENRAEAKFAAKDWPGTIADYEAIKKSGGSDAGIYEKTGIARFNTGDFQGAVTDLKSAVQRGATGDDLNLKLGIALYKTGGNKEAYSYLQKAEEASLATPQVYEMLGVSAYGNKSFGKADEYITKALDGGVKSNDLYKYRGAARYATNNVEGAFEDFKRAESLGSADYETFKSLGDIYYSRNELENSIAAYNKAVAVKADDPVVLNNRGKAKLLLKNHQGAVDDFDKAIALKSDYGKALLNRGTARFELKNYSGAIADLEKAKEASGQSKEVVKMLGLAYYETGNKKEAEKYLDKAIQEGSKDAQVYVYSGLLSYDQGDFKKTAGYLDKAEELGEKSPAIYEKRGLAKYNLKNYQGAVDDLTRAEKSGVANADLYAKVGIAQYELKNYEEAAGNLQKAVSKGSKENEVYYNLGNAQFRLEQYDQAIKSYDQAIALGAGDELVYNNRGKAKMLTNKLSEAIGDFDKALQVKPEYNVALLNRGTAKYLSKDYKGAIADLNKIIDANQGGKEEYLYLGVSKFQTQDYDGALTALDKAHSLGINDMLLYYGLGNAQYYKGDFEKAVANLEKAIQMGAEDVQTYANKGAAEYKLEKYQAAATDLKKAVEMGASEAEVFHNLGHSLYESNDFEGAVSALNKAISAKSDYGSAYFHRGNARFRLKNYESAIKDYDEAIAKGVKNPVIFNNKGKAYQLADNLDQAIDSYTKAIEVDGNYARAYENRGKASFIQEKYEAAAKDLSRYEKLEEKPDGETIFYLAESYYHMQEYVRALSYFDKTIEAGNKSGETYQHRARTLMETQDYEGAIADLQNALNAGKKDASVYMDRARANLYLGNIRAASNDLDDVISKDPDNADAYYNRAYLKEEAEDYEGAISDYAKVVKLTPEDDAAHFHLANVTVSSGNVGGALESINKAIELNGKEASYHKVKGNILYQLDRGGEACESWRTAVELGDKKASYFIGQYCN, from the coding sequence ATGAATAAGCATGTTTATTTACTCTTTACGGTATTATTTTGTCTTACTATAGCCACTACTTTGGCTCAGGGAGACGAAGCTCTTGAAAAAGCATATGTCAGAGCTAATGAAAAGCTTGAAAAAGGAGATTTTCGAAGCGCTATACTGGATTATTCACAATTGATCAATTCGAAGTTCGGCAACAATGAAGTGTATGTTAAAAGAGGTATAGCTTATTATCAAACCAAAGATTATGACAAAGCATCTGCTGATTTTGACGATGCGGTTAAAGCCAGAATCGATAGCCCCGAACTTTACGGATATCGAGGACTAACAAAATATGAGCAGAAAGATTATCAGGGAGCAGCCAGCGAGTTGGAAAAGGCTGCTAATATGGGCTTTAATAAGCCTGAGGGTTTATTTAATCTTGGGAATGCTAAATTCCGGTTAGACAGTTATCAGGACGCCATAAAATACTATGATCAGGCCGAAAAAGCGGGCTATAGTAATGCTACATTATTTAATAATAGGGGTAAAGCTAAGTTTACTTTAAAAAATTATGATGCGGCCGTTCAGGATTATAATAAAGCGTTGGCTGTTGATGCTAAATACGATAAAGCTTTGGAGAACCGGGCAGAGGCATATTATGAATTAAAAAAGTGGAAAGAAGCCGCTGAAGATTATGATGCATTGATAAAATCAGGAAAAGTAACAGATGAGAACTTTGCCAGGCGGGGTATAGCCTTATATCAATTGAAAAATTACGACGAGGCGGCAAAGGATCTGGAAAGTGCGATCCAAAGGGGCAGTAAGATACCTGAACTGACCTATTACCTCGGCAATATCTATTTTGAGAAGAAAGATTATAAAAAGTCGGCACTTTACTATGAGCAGGCCCAGCGAGCCAATGCGGAAGTTGCTGATCTTAATGCAAAGCTCGGACAGGCATACTTTCTTAGTGATAATTACTCTGCGGCAGAAACTACCTTTACTACTGCGATCAATAAAGGGAACAATGATCCGGCAAATTACCTGTATCGCGGCTTGGCAAGGTATGAGTTAAAGGATGATAATGGGGCCTATCAGGATCTGAAACAAGCCACTGACAAAGGGCAAAAAAACTACAAAGCCTTTTACTATCTGGGGAACTTACAGTTTAAGCAAGAAGAATATCATTTGGCAGAAGCCAGCTACGATAAAGCTATTGCTATTGAAGCTGACGACCCCGTAATATTTAACAATCGAGGAAAATCAAAATTTAACCTTGATAAGCATCAGGAAGCCCTTAAAGACTATAATCAGGCACTATCTCTCAAAGCAGATTATGATAAAGCGCTTGAGAATAGAGCTGAGGCATTTTTCAAACTGGAGAAGTGGCAGGAGGCAGTAAATGATTACGATGCGCTGATCAAAGCCGGCAAAGTAACAGACGAAAATTTTGCCAGAAGGGGTATAGCAATGTACAAGCAGGGCAAGTATGATGACGCCATAAAGGACCTGGAGAGTGCGGTGCAAAGAGGAAGTAAAATTCAAGAGCTGACTTACTACCTGGGTAATGCATGGTTTGCCAAAGAGGACTATAAGAAAGCCTCTCTTTATTATGAGCAGGCTCAGCGTGCTGGCGTTGTTGCCTCTGACCTGAGTGCCAAATTAGGAAAATCGTACTTTCTTAATAAGAACTGCAACGCGGCCGAAACCACATTGTCAGATGCCATAAGTAAAGGCAGCGCTGATGTAGACAGCTACCTGTACCGGGGTTTGGCAAGGTATGAGTTGAAGAATGAGGACGGAGCCATAGCCGATCTGCAACAGGCTATATCCAAGGGAGTTAAGGATTATAATGCATATCATTACCTGGGTAATCTGCAATTTAAAAAAGAGGAATACGCAAATGCTGTAGCCAGTTATGATAAAGCCATCTCGCTTGATGCTTCTGACGCTGTAGTTTTTAATAACCGGGGTAAAGCTAAATTCAACCTACAGAAGTATAATGAGGCTATTGCTGATTTTGATAAAGCCCTCGCTCTCCAGGGAGATTACAGCAAGGCACTGGAAAACCGGGCAGAAGCAAAGTTTGCGGCCAAAGACTGGCCGGGAACTATTGCGGATTATGAAGCTATTAAAAAATCAGGAGGTTCGGATGCCGGTATTTATGAAAAAACAGGTATAGCCCGTTTTAATACCGGTGATTTTCAGGGAGCTGTTACTGACCTGAAGTCGGCCGTTCAAAGAGGTGCCACTGGTGATGACCTGAACCTGAAACTTGGTATAGCACTATATAAGACAGGAGGAAACAAAGAGGCTTACTCTTATTTACAAAAAGCCGAAGAAGCCAGTCTTGCCACTCCACAGGTTTATGAGATGTTGGGAGTATCGGCCTATGGTAACAAGAGCTTTGGCAAGGCTGATGAATATATAACGAAGGCATTGGATGGAGGTGTAAAAAGCAATGATCTCTACAAGTATCGTGGTGCGGCAAGATACGCTACAAACAATGTAGAGGGAGCATTTGAAGATTTTAAAAGGGCGGAGTCTCTGGGGTCTGCGGATTACGAGACGTTTAAGTCATTAGGTGATATATACTATTCACGAAATGAACTGGAAAATTCAATTGCCGCCTATAATAAAGCGGTTGCTGTAAAAGCTGATGATCCGGTGGTGTTAAACAACAGAGGTAAGGCCAAGCTTCTTCTCAAGAACCACCAGGGAGCCGTTGATGATTTTGATAAGGCTATCGCCTTGAAATCGGATTATGGAAAAGCCTTGCTCAACCGTGGAACTGCCCGATTTGAACTTAAAAATTACTCCGGAGCAATAGCAGATCTGGAAAAAGCCAAGGAAGCCTCAGGGCAAAGCAAAGAGGTGGTTAAAATGCTGGGATTGGCCTATTACGAAACTGGGAATAAAAAAGAGGCGGAAAAGTACCTCGATAAGGCCATTCAGGAAGGTTCTAAGGATGCACAGGTATACGTGTATAGCGGTTTGCTAAGCTATGATCAGGGTGATTTTAAAAAAACGGCTGGATATCTGGATAAAGCGGAAGAGCTTGGAGAAAAATCTCCCGCGATATATGAAAAAAGAGGTCTTGCCAAGTATAATTTGAAAAATTATCAGGGAGCGGTGGATGACCTTACCCGCGCTGAGAAATCGGGAGTGGCAAATGCAGACCTGTATGCGAAAGTAGGTATAGCGCAGTATGAGCTAAAAAATTATGAAGAGGCAGCAGGCAATTTGCAAAAGGCAGTCTCCAAAGGGTCGAAAGAAAATGAAGTTTACTACAACTTAGGTAATGCACAATTCAGGCTCGAACAGTATGATCAGGCCATTAAGAGCTATGACCAGGCTATAGCTCTGGGAGCTGGAGACGAGCTGGTTTACAACAATAGAGGGAAAGCTAAAATGCTAACCAATAAACTGTCAGAGGCAATTGGTGACTTTGATAAGGCCCTTCAGGTTAAGCCAGAGTATAATGTTGCTTTGCTCAATAGAGGTACCGCTAAATACCTTTCAAAGGACTACAAAGGAGCCATAGCTGATTTGAATAAAATTATAGATGCTAACCAGGGAGGTAAAGAAGAGTATCTGTACCTGGGGGTATCGAAATTCCAGACTCAGGATTATGATGGTGCACTCACCGCTCTGGATAAAGCCCATTCTTTAGGTATAAATGATATGTTGCTTTATTATGGTTTGGGTAATGCTCAATATTATAAGGGAGACTTTGAAAAAGCTGTAGCTAATCTTGAGAAGGCCATCCAGATGGGAGCAGAAGATGTGCAGACTTATGCTAATAAAGGTGCTGCCGAATATAAACTGGAAAAGTATCAAGCTGCTGCTACAGACCTTAAAAAGGCCGTGGAGATGGGAGCTTCTGAGGCAGAAGTATTCCATAACCTGGGCCATTCACTATATGAATCAAATGATTTTGAGGGAGCTGTTTCTGCATTGAATAAAGCCATTAGTGCCAAAAGCGATTATGGCTCGGCATATTTTCACAGGGGAAATGCCAGGTTCAGGCTTAAAAATTATGAAAGTGCTATTAAGGACTATGATGAGGCGATCGCAAAAGGTGTGAAAAACCCAGTTATTTTTAATAACAAGGGCAAGGCCTACCAGTTAGCAGATAACCTGGATCAGGCCATTGATAGTTATACCAAAGCCATTGAAGTTGATGGTAACTACGCGAGAGCTTATGAGAACAGAGGCAAGGCCAGCTTCATACAGGAAAAGTATGAGGCGGCAGCTAAGGATTTATCCAGGTATGAAAAACTAGAGGAAAAGCCTGATGGAGAGACTATATTTTACTTAGCAGAATCATATTACCATATGCAGGAATATGTGAGAGCCCTGTCCTATTTTGACAAAACCATTGAGGCAGGTAATAAAAGTGGTGAAACTTACCAGCACAGAGCAAGGACGCTGATGGAAACACAGGACTATGAAGGGGCTATAGCCGACCTGCAAAATGCGCTGAATGCAGGTAAGAAAGATGCATCAGTGTATATGGATCGCGCACGAGCCAATCTTTATTTGGGAAATATACGTGCTGCATCCAATGATCTTGACGATGTTATATCGAAAGATCCTGATAATGCAGATGCATATTATAACCGGGCATACCTAAAGGAGGAGGCTGAAGATTACGAAGGTGCCATAAGTGATTACGCAAAGGTGGTAAAGCTTACCCCGGAAGACGATGCCGCACATTTTCATCTTGCGAATGTTACCGTATCATCAGGTAACGTGGGTGGAGCACTGGAGTCAATCAATAAAGCTATTGAGTTAAATGGCAAAGAGGCATCTTACCACAAAGTAAAAGGCAATATTTTATACCAGCTTGATCGCGGGGGAGAAGCCTGTGAGAGCTGGAGGACAGCAGTAGAACTTGGAGATAAAAAAGCTTCCTATTTTATTGGTCAGTACTGTAATTAA
- a CDS encoding thermonuclease family protein: MIKLFIPFFFVFNTEMPETISGKVIRVIDGNTIEILDSEKEIVKIMLSEVDCPESGQEFAEEAKKFTEKLTLKKRVMVELKGKDRWGNKLGQVTLNNGKLLHHELLKNGLAWAREESNEVLASLQQAARTNKSGLWINEDPTPPWIYRRQQTMMAPKGR; this comes from the coding sequence ATGATTAAACTTTTTATTCCTTTTTTCTTCGTTTTTAATACTGAAATGCCGGAAACCATATCAGGGAAAGTGATACGTGTAATCGACGGAAATACCATAGAGATTCTTGATTCGGAGAAGGAGATTGTTAAGATAATGCTCAGCGAAGTTGACTGTCCGGAGTCCGGGCAGGAATTTGCAGAGGAAGCTAAGAAATTCACCGAGAAACTTACATTAAAGAAAAGAGTTATGGTTGAACTTAAGGGCAAGGACCGATGGGGGAATAAGCTTGGACAGGTAACTTTAAACAATGGAAAACTGCTGCATCATGAGCTGTTAAAAAATGGCTTGGCCTGGGCCAGAGAAGAGAGCAACGAGGTGCTGGCAAGCTTACAGCAGGCTGCCAGAACAAATAAAAGTGGCTTATGGATAAATGAGGACCCTACACCTCCCTGGATTTACAGAAGACAACAAACCATGATGGCTCCCAAAGGTCGATAA
- the deoC gene encoding deoxyribose-phosphate aldolase, with protein sequence MNNLNRFIEQTNLKPTFVAGDVDMLVNQAVENNFLGICVPPFWVKKASREIGNRDVQLVTVIGFPLGYNMTETKIQEIELAMRDGADELDIVMNISSFKTGLPWTKIELAKCSNLIHDSYKLVKVIIETAYLSLKEIETACKICADAGVDFVKTSTGFAGEGAKVEHIELMRKILPSNVGIKASGGIKTYQQAVELVMAGADRIGTSSGVEILAEAK encoded by the coding sequence ATGAATAACCTCAATCGATTCATTGAACAAACCAATCTGAAACCAACTTTCGTTGCCGGAGATGTTGATATGCTTGTAAATCAGGCTGTTGAGAATAATTTCTTAGGTATATGCGTCCCTCCTTTTTGGGTTAAAAAAGCTAGCAGAGAGATTGGCAACAGAGATGTTCAGTTGGTAACAGTTATTGGTTTCCCGTTGGGGTATAACATGACAGAAACAAAAATCCAGGAGATAGAACTGGCTATGAGGGATGGTGCTGATGAACTGGATATTGTCATGAATATATCTTCCTTCAAAACCGGATTACCGTGGACGAAAATTGAATTGGCCAAATGTAGTAACCTTATCCATGATAGTTATAAGCTGGTAAAGGTTATTATAGAAACGGCTTATTTATCTTTAAAGGAGATAGAAACAGCATGCAAAATATGTGCGGATGCAGGAGTTGATTTCGTGAAAACTTCAACCGGTTTTGCCGGAGAAGGAGCTAAAGTTGAGCATATAGAGCTAATGCGCAAAATATTACCTTCAAATGTTGGAATAAAGGCCTCGGGAGGTATCAAAACCTATCAGCAGGCCGTAGAGCTTGTGATGGCCGGGGCTGATAGAATAGGTACATCTTCCGGAGTGGAAATATTGGCCGAAGCAAAGTAA
- a CDS encoding acylphosphatase, translated as MEHFNIKVLGKVQGVFYRVHTRKKAYDLGITGYVRNEPDGSVYIEAEGRLDKLNEFVSWCRIGPDKAKVEEVQVKSSGELRKFTKFEIER; from the coding sequence ATGGAGCACTTTAACATCAAGGTTTTAGGCAAGGTGCAGGGGGTTTTTTACAGAGTGCATACGCGTAAAAAGGCCTATGACCTGGGCATCACAGGTTATGTGCGCAATGAACCCGACGGTAGTGTATACATTGAAGCGGAGGGACGACTTGACAAACTTAATGAGTTTGTATCATGGTGCAGGATCGGCCCTGATAAAGCAAAAGTAGAGGAAGTACAGGTTAAATCTTCAGGCGAACTTAGGAAGTTCACCAAGTTCGAAATAGAACGCTAA
- the bla gene encoding subclass B1 metallo-beta-lactamase — MRQLLIISCLVLFSAYSYAQEGAYQIDVTKLDSGLYLYRSYAQYEGNKVSANGLIVEANDSVVVIDSPWDNDQTTQLLDWIEVEIGKPVAAVVITHAHNDRIGGIATLHERNIKTVSSQLTKVYALKRGFEAPRKIFEKEITLSLGDYVVNVFYPGAGHTVDNTVVYIAPFDVLYGGCFIKSSGARDLGNIEDADLDSWANSIQNMRKRFPVPKMVIPGHGDHAPGAIENTLKLLSYK, encoded by the coding sequence ATGCGACAGTTACTGATTATTTCGTGCCTTGTCCTGTTTAGTGCCTACAGCTATGCCCAGGAAGGTGCTTACCAGATTGACGTTACAAAATTAGATAGTGGTCTATACCTTTACCGCTCCTATGCTCAATATGAGGGTAATAAGGTGTCGGCCAATGGGCTCATCGTGGAAGCAAATGATAGCGTTGTGGTGATTGATTCGCCCTGGGACAACGATCAAACTACGCAGTTGCTTGACTGGATAGAAGTTGAAATAGGTAAACCGGTTGCCGCAGTAGTGATCACCCATGCCCATAACGACAGGATCGGAGGAATAGCTACCCTTCATGAAAGGAATATAAAAACAGTAAGTAGCCAGCTTACAAAAGTATATGCGCTGAAACGTGGTTTTGAGGCACCCAGGAAAATATTCGAAAAGGAAATAACACTGAGTTTGGGAGACTATGTAGTTAATGTATTTTACCCCGGGGCCGGGCATACGGTTGATAATACAGTAGTTTATATTGCTCCTTTCGATGTGCTTTACGGAGGGTGTTTTATTAAAAGTAGCGGGGCCAGGGATCTGGGTAATATCGAGGATGCTGACCTTGACTCATGGGCGAATAGTATTCAAAACATGCGAAAACGCTTTCCGGTACCTAAAATGGTTATTCCAGGACATGGTGATCATGCGCCGGGTGCCATAGAAAATACTCTGAAGCTACTGAGTTATAAGTAG
- a CDS encoding SDR family oxidoreductase, producing MHNKVVIITGGSSGIGKALAEVFGKNGSKIMITGRKKEPLDQAVTELKDQGIEAIGFQSDVSKEEDNKRMAEEALQRYGRIDILINNAGISMRALFEDVDLNVVKQVMDINFYGVLYATKYCLPSILENKGSVIGISSIAGFRGLPGRTGYSASKFALQGFLEVLRTEMLKKGVHVLTACPGFTASNIRKSSLTADGSQQGESPRKEEKMMTAEECANHIYKATKKRKKHLILTAQGKMTVFLNKWFPGLMDKMVYNVMAKEENSPLQ from the coding sequence ATGCATAATAAAGTAGTAATAATAACTGGCGGATCTTCCGGAATAGGGAAGGCTCTTGCTGAAGTTTTTGGTAAAAACGGGTCAAAGATTATGATCACGGGCAGAAAAAAAGAGCCATTAGACCAGGCTGTAACAGAGCTTAAGGATCAGGGTATTGAGGCAATAGGTTTTCAGTCGGATGTGAGTAAGGAAGAGGATAACAAGCGAATGGCAGAAGAGGCCCTGCAGCGCTATGGCAGGATTGACATTCTGATCAATAATGCCGGCATATCCATGAGAGCCCTGTTTGAAGATGTAGACCTGAATGTGGTAAAGCAGGTAATGGACATCAACTTCTATGGTGTACTTTATGCAACCAAATATTGTCTGCCATCTATATTGGAAAACAAAGGTTCAGTGATCGGAATTTCTTCAATCGCCGGATTTCGTGGCCTTCCGGGCAGAACAGGCTACTCGGCTTCAAAATTTGCCTTGCAAGGTTTTCTTGAAGTACTAAGAACTGAGATGCTTAAAAAGGGCGTCCATGTATTAACAGCCTGTCCGGGTTTTACTGCATCTAATATCAGAAAATCTTCGCTTACGGCGGATGGCTCTCAGCAAGGCGAGTCTCCCCGGAAAGAAGAAAAAATGATGACAGCCGAGGAGTGTGCCAATCACATTTACAAAGCCACCAAAAAGAGAAAAAAGCACCTGATCCTGACTGCTCAAGGTAAAATGACTGTTTTTCTCAACAAATGGTTTCCCGGCCTGATGGATAAGATGGTTTATAATGTAATGGCAAAGGAGGAGAACTCACCTCTTCAATAG